CCTCCTCTTTCGGGCCCACTACAACCGGATTGTCCTCGACCAGACATATCCCCTGCCAGGCGCGGAGGAGATTCTGGAAAAGCTTGCCCAGAGAAAAGTTCCGGCAGGTATCGTCACGAACAAAAAGGGCGATGCGGCTCGACGCATAGCAGAGCATCTCAATTTCCGGAAGAAGCTGGCCTGTGTCCTCGGTGAAGGGGACGGATTTCCGGAAAAGCCGGCGCCCGACATGCTTCTGGAAGCTCTCCGGATTCTGGGAACCTCTCCCGGAAGAACGCTGTTTGTCGGAGATTCTCCTTACGACTTTGGGGCGGCACGAGCGGCGGGTCTTCCCATCGTCCTTCTTCCCACCGGCACACACTGTGAAGACGAGCTCAGGGCCCTGGATCCGGACTTTTTTTTCTCCGACCTCACGCATTTTTTTCAATGGATCGAACAGCGCTCTCAGGGAATCCCCCCCGAAGGCACGTAAGGCCCTCCGCCGGGAGGTGTCATCACGGGACCCATCGGCGGGGAAGAAATCATCACACGGGGAAGCCATGTATGCATCCGCAGGACATCGAGGGTGACGAGATGCAGATACCCCCCATTGTCCAGAGCCACAGGATAACGCATCCGGCGCACGACACCGATGACGGTGATCTTCTTTCCGTGTGACAACCGGGACGGATCCACCGGTCCGTCATTGATAAGCAGCAAGTAGCCATGGGTCGATTCCGGCTCGACCGGATGGTCATTTTCATCGAGTGGCATGGGAATCAGACGGATGAAGGCGCGATTTGTTCGATTGTCGACAGAGTCCACCCTCCCGCCGACAATGACCTTTTCCCCCGTCAGACTCTTCCAGTGCCTCAGGACCATCCGGTAGTCGACATCCGTCCGGACATCCTTCAGGTCTTCCGGCGCGAAGGTCGGAGGATTGAGCCAGGAACATCCTGCCAATAGGACCGCAAAAAGGACGGCGAACAGGACGGACGGGATTTTTCTGCGCCCACCAGAAATCGGCCCCATTTTTTCTCCTTCTCCGCGAATGAACGATTCAGACAGGACCAGCGAAGGGACTCCTTCCAAAGGTCGAGACTCGCTTTCCATCCCTTTTTTGCAAACGTCAATCAGTGTAACATATTCCCGTTGAAGCTCCGGAAGGCTTGCCATCTGAAACCACCATACCAAAGAGGAGAGCCGACAATGTTTCCGTCCGAATGGAAGAGGGAATCCGCCAGCAGCGATTACTTTATGCGTCCTTTCGAACCCGTTGGCGAAGAGGACCTTGCGAAGGGTGCGCCCGTCGAGAAACCGGAATGGAAAGACTTCCTTCATATTCCTTTTGAACCGGAACTCATCGACCGGACCCCCTCCGTTCTCCTTCTTCCCGTGGACCCCTACAGAATCTGGGCCGGGATGGTCCGTCCATCCATCCGTCCCGATTCTCCCCACTATGTCCTGCGCATTCTGGATGTCACGTCCTCCCGACAAAGAGGAGATCGCTCCCAAAATCCCCGGGCGGACTACTCCTTTGAACTGGATCCCGGTGACTCCTCCTCCTGGTTTATTCCTCTCTGGAGTTCGGGCCGGGCGCTCTATGCGTTGCTCGGATTCTTCCAGGACAGCCAGTTTGTCTCCATCGCCCGTTCGAACGAAATCCGCACTCCCGCCGGACGGATCCGGGGTGGTCGAGGCCGCTTTCTTCATGTGTCCCAAAATGCGGTCGTTCCCAGAAAACAGATCCCTTTCCCCGGTCAGACAGGATTTTTTGATGATCGCCCCTACAAAGGATACTTCAACCCGTCTTCTCCTTCTTCCGGAAGTTTTCCGTCTTCCGCTCCGAAGAAGACGTCTCCATGACGGACTTAACCTCGTAGAGGACCAATTTCAGGAGGTTTTTGGATGAGTATCTTTGAACGTTTCAAGACAATTTTTAAGGCCAATGCGAACGAGCTGGCGGACAAGCTGGAAGACCCCGCCGCCATCATCAACCAGAAGCTGGAAGAACTGGACGACAAGCTGGACCGGGCCCAGGGCGCACTGGTGAAGGAAATGGCGGAAATCAAGCTCCTCGAACAGAAAGTTCGGGAAACAGAAGAGGGCGTCCGGCTCTATCAGGAAAGGGCCGAAAAAGCCGTCAAGGCCGGGAACGACGACCTGGCGAAAAAAGCCCTGGAGGAAAAAGCCCGCCTGTCCGCAAACCTTGTCGACCTGAACCGGCAGAAGACCGACCAGGAAACCGTGGTTTCCGAGCTGAAGAACGATCTCGAAAAGCTCCGTCAGCTGCGGGACGACTTCCGGAACCGACAGTCTCTTCTTTCCCTCAAGGAAGAACGGGCAAAATCCAAGGAAGAAATCAATGCCATCCGGGCCGAGATCGATCCGGATCATATCGGACGGGAAATGACCCGGATGTCCGACAAGATCGACCGGATGGAAGCCCAGGCGCAGGCGACAAAAGAGCTGGCGGACCAGAAGACCGGCTCCGACACGGAAGCGGCCTTCCGGGCGCTCGATCAGACCCAGACCCCCGTCGACGAGGAATTGGCCGCACTCAAGAAGAAAATGGGGACCCCCTGATGAACATGTCACCCCGGATTTTTCGTAGGCTCGTCCGTTTTTTCTCCGGTTTGGCACTTTCTCTTGCCCTCGTCTGTCCCGCCTTTGCGGACTCCTCGTTCGAAAAAGGCCTGTCTCTCTATCATGACGGGAACGCGGAAGCCGCGTTCAATGTTTTTCGGGACCTTCATCGGCATCAGCCCACAGGGACAGGGAAATACCTCTATTTCATGGCCCTGTCGTCCCATCATCTCCGGGAAGAACATGACGCCTTGCGGTATCTCAACCAGGCTATCCAGACGAATCCTTCGCTGTCCTTCGCGCACAACCGGGACCATGTCCTTGCCCTGCGAAAGCGCCTCGAACAGGAATTGTCCGCCCAGGGTCTCCCGATCCCGGACGGGGCAAGAACAGCGAGCCAGCCTCTGATGATGGGGATGCCGGCCGAACACCATTCCTCCCACCTCCTGACAATCGCTCTCATTGCCATCCTGGCGATCGGGGTTCTTCTGTTTGTAGCGGGAAAGATGGGCGGACAAAAATCAAAAGACGACGGACAACAGCACAAGAAGGAAATGGAAGAGACAGGGGCAAGGCTCATGGCATCGGTCGACAAGCTCCGGGATGAGAAAAACTATTATCTTCTGGACCATCCCGAAAAAAAGGAGGCCCTCGAAAATGCCTTTCACCGTCTCGACCAGGCATACACAACGGCCCTGACCTACCTGAGGACACCGGACGTTCCTTCCACCAACTGGGCCGTTATCCACCAGAAGTTCGAGGAATCCCTGACACCCGTCGATCAGGCCATTCTTGAAATCCGGAACCTCATGGGCGACAAAGGCCAGGACACTTCAGGGTCAGACCGGGAAATTCCCGGCAACAATTCCCAGGAAAACCCCTCCTCCGAACCTCCTCCCGGAAACACCTCCTTTCATCCGGACAAATGCGTGTTCTGCGGTGCGGACGCGCGGGAAGGACGAACCATCTCCCTTGAGCGCGACGGCAAGGTTGCCTACGCCCGCGCCTGCCCGAAATGCCTGGCGGAAATGGACCAGAACTACCAGCGCACCGGGACCTATGCCCCTCCTCCTTCCTTTTACCAGGGGGGGATGCCGTTCATGGGGGGCGGAATGTCGTTCGGTGATATGATGCTTCTGGACTGGATGATGCATTCGGAGCAGCAACCCGTCCATGTGGATATGTCCGGGGATCATCCGGCGGATATGGCCGGAAGTGGATATCGCGACGACCGGCAAGGCTCTCTTGGTTCTTCTCCGGATGTTTCCTGATGCGATTTTTGTTCTACGCTTCAAACGGATTGGGGATCGGTCATCTTACACGGCTTCTGAACGTCGCCCAGGCCCTGTCCAAAGCGTCGCCGTCGTCGGAAATCCTCTTTCTGACCCAGTCGGAAGCCGCCCCCTTTCCGGACACCTGTCCGTTCTATGCCATCCGGATCCCCGGCCGAAACAGGGCCCGGACAGGCGGTCTGACCGCGAAATCGTACCTCCAGACGGTTCGCCCCCTCATTCTCCAGGCAGTCGCCTCCTTCGATCCCCATGTCCTTGTGACCGACACCTTTCCCGAAGGCCCCGAAAAAGAACTGTCACCGACGATGGATTGGCCCATTCACAAGGCTTTCATTTTCCGGGAGCAACATGTCCGACGGGCGGAAGATCCATACCTGCACCAGGTGTTAAGACGATATCACCGCATTCTGGTTCCCCATGACAAGGATTCTGTACCGCTTCCCTCGTTTCTGAAGAGCGATCCCAGACTTTCCTGGACCGGACCAGTTCTTCCGGCCGATCCTCTTTTTTCTCGAGAAGAATCCCGTAAAAGACTCGGCATTCCCGAACACCGGGAGACACTCCTGCTGTCCTTCGGAGGAGGAGGAGATCCCGAGGCAAAACAGCGGGCAAAAAACATTGCGGCCTTTCTCCGCGCAAGAAACCAGTCCTTTTTTTATGCGTCAGGCCCCCTCGCGCGGTCGCTTCCGGAAGGGATTCATGCAGGGGAATGGCTTCCTCTCTGGCCGATTCGTCCATACTTGAAAGCTTTTGACGGCATCGTGGCCTCCGGGGGGTACAACACGGTGCACGAAGTTCTGGAATCCCGGATCCCGGCTTTTCTCTGCGACTTTCCGCGCGCCCTGGATCCCCAGGCCGACCGCATCGACCGGCTGGTCCGGGAAGGACGTGTCATGACACATTCCGGACAAACGCTTTCCGGCCTGCTCTCCTCGCTGGAGACCTTTCTTGAAAAGCGGACTCTCTTGTCAGAATCCCTGCAAACACAATCGGCACCTGTTTCCTCGGGGGCCGATACGGCCGCCCGTATTCTCCTGAATATTCTCCAGCCCGCATGAACTCTGTCTTCCGGAAGGGAATATTCAGAAAAACCTATCACGATCTCCATGGACGACTGCCCATGAAAATGTTGCTTTTCGCATTCTTTTTTTTCGTTACGACCCTCTGTCTGATCCTGCCGGAATCCGACGCCCGGACAAAAGGCGGAGATCCCCTTCTGGAAAGCCTTCTGAAGGATGCGGAAGGGGTGTATCTTTCCCATATCCCCCAGGCGTTTTCCCTTTCCGTTATCGCCGTGCGGCCCGGGACCTTCTACTCCGGCACGATTTCCGATCCGGGCGGTGCCGTTCGCATTCTCTCCCGTCAGGCGCCCGGAAAAGAAATTGTTCTGGAAAGGCTTTCCGAAGACCGGGTCCGCTTCACGCTGGCACCTGTCCAGACCAAGGCGCCGGATACATTCTCTTTTCAGACCCGGACCGGCTGTTTTACTTTGACCGTCTGGGAGAGTCCACCGCGTCACCTCCCCCTGATCCACCTGAACGGGTATACTCCCCCTATCAAGAAGATGCCCGTGATTTTTTGCGGTCACGGACATCATGTCCGGTATGAATGGCAAGGGCCCTATCCGGGAAAATGACGGGTCACTCTTGAGAACCCTCCCTCGTCCGGATATGATCATCCTCACCATCTTGTTCTTCCATTTGCCGGAGTGGCGAAACAGGCAGACGCAAGGGACTTAAAATCCCTCGACCGAAAGGTCATACCGGTTCGATCCCGGTCTCCGGCACCAATACCATAGCCAAAACAAAAAATAATTCCCTCTAATTTTTTATGAATTTGTCACCCTCTTGTCACCCTCCCGATTAAATGATACCTTTTTCCTATCCTTACGGAGGGTATAAAGATGGCGACATTTCGCAAACGTTCGGGATCCTGGCAAGCTCTTGTAAAGAAGAAAGGCTTCGGGCAGATTGCCCGGACATTCGATACGAAAGGAGAGGCGGAGGCTTGGGCGAAGGTCATTGAATCGGAAATGGTTCGTGGCGTCTACCTCTCCCAGAAGGAATCTGAAACAACGACACTGGATGAGGCATTGGACCGGTATGAACGGGAAGTCTCGTCCGGAAAAAAGGGGCACAGACGGGAAAAGACAAGAATTACCGTCTGGAAAAACCACCCCTTGGCAAAACGATTTCTGGCGTCCATCCGGGGTTCCGATATGGCCTCATACCGGGATGAACGCATTAAAGCCGGGTATTCCTCAAACACCATCCGCCTCGAACTCGCCATCATCTCTCATCTGTTCGAAATTGCCCGGAAAGAATGGGGGATGGAGGGGCTTCTTAATCCCGTCAAGTCGATTCGTCTGCCTTCTCCTCCGTCTGGCCGGGACCGTAGGCTTCAACCGGGAGAGTTGGAAAAGCTCCTGGAATGCCTGTCCGAAGAAATGAGCCAGGTGGTCCGCTTTGCCCTGGAAACGGCCATGCGCCGGGGAGAACTCGCCGGGATGACCTGGGACATGGTGGATCTCAAGAAACGGACGGTGACGCTTCCGGAAACGAAAACGAAAAACGGCCAGAAAAGAATTGTCCCCCTCTCCTCCGTTGCCGTGACAATCCTCAAGGACCGCCTAAGCACCAGACGAATCGACGGGAAGGTCTGGGATATCGGACTGGATGCGATCTCCCAGGACTTCGCCAAGGCTTGTCATAAATCGGATATCTCCGATCTTCACTTTCATGACCTCCGGCATGAGGCCACAAGCAGGCTTTTTGAGAAGGGTTTTGATACGATGGAGGTCAGGACCATCACAGGCCACAAAACGCTTCAGATGTTGGCGCGGTATACGCATTTGAGGGCGGAGGATCTGGTGGAGAGATTGAAGTGAAGAATTCGACTAACCCTCCGCAGCTAAGAGCAAAATGGCTTAAACAAATGGGTAATCCGCAGATACATTCTGTTTGGGGCCAGCTCTGGAAAATGATTTATTCGGATTTGAACTCTAGAACGATTGGCTCTATAACCGACTCAGCACCTGATTGTCCTCTCAATAATCCCATGGTCCGAAGATTGGTCACAGAGGGATATGCACCCCTCCAAGCGCTTGGGATCCGTCGTCTGTGGTCGGAAAGAAAAGACGATATTTCCGTCAGACGAATTATTCTCGACATGAAGCAAAACATTGCTGTTTTCACAAGGGAAAATTACTTAGCCTGGTCAGGATTACCCTATAACATACCAAGGCTTTCTGATGAAGAATTATCGAGAATACCTGTTAATCCTCTTCCTGGTTCTGCATTTGTCTCACCAGATTCTCCACTTATGATATTAATGAGAACCTCCCAAGCTCATGATCAATTCGATCGTCTTTCAAAGACAAGTCCTGAAAGCAGAAAAGCTTCAGATCACATCCCAAAGCGTTTATTTGAAATTCTAGAAAATCATATTCAAAGTAGCGGCATTGATAAAGTTATCGGATGGAGTCACCAATATGTGGCTCACGCCGGAGATCCCGATCATCCCGCTTGGAAAGATCTGAATCCTACTTGGAGTGATATCGAATCCTCCCAGCGTGCTCTCGCTCAAGCGGCACAGATAGTTTCCGGAATGGTACTGAATGGGCCTGCCTCAGCTCAACTTGTTCCTACAGCCCAATACGACAGGTTTGAATATCTCGAAAATGTTGTAGATCGAGAAACTTTGCAAAAAGCCCATGAAAAGCGGGCTGAATTGGAAGATGATCGAAATTCTTGGATTATGGGAGATCTTTTGGGGGTCATAGGTTGGTGATGGAAAGCTGGTAGAGATGCAAATACAGGACGTTCTTGACTCGTTTCGAAGGAATGCCAAATCCGAAAGGGAAAAAGGCGATCTTTTCGAACGCCTGGTGGTTGCATTCCTGAAAACAGACCCTCTTTTCGGGGATCGGTTCGAGGGGGTCTGGATTTGGAAAGAATGGCCCGATCTTCATAATTGTGGATTTGATCAGAGGGATACCGGAATCGATTTGGTCGCGAGAGAAAGAGAAGGCGGCTATTGTGCTATTCAATGCAAATTCTTTGACCCGAACTACACGATCGACAAAAAGGACATCGATTCGTTTTTTACGTTGTCCGGGAAAAAACCCTTTACCAGCCGGCTGATCGTTTCCTCAACGGACAGGTGGGGCGTTCATGCGGAGGAAGCCCTAAAAAACCAGAAAATCCCCGTCAACCGGATCGGATTGGGGGACCTTGAAGCCAGCCTCATTGATTGGAACCGGATCGTTCCCGAAGAACCTGAAAGAATGTTCTTCCGACCTAAAAAGTCCCTTTTCCCCCACCAAAATGCTGCCGTCAATAACGTGATCGAAGGATTCCAGGAGCACGACCGAGGCAAGCTCATCATGGCCTGCGGAACTGGAAAAACCTTCACGTCCCTCAAGATCGCCGAATCCGTTGTTCCCGAAAACGGGTTGATCCTTTATCTCGTTCCTTCCATCGCTCTTGTCTCCCAAACCCTCTCCGAATGGGTCCGTGAATCGAATGGCTTGCTCCATTCCTTTGTCGTTTGTTCGGATACAACAGTCGGCAAGAAGAACGACTGGACGGAAGACCTCCGTGTTCACGATCTGGCCTATCCCGCCACTACTGATCCTGAAAAACTCACCAAACACGTTTTAGGATATAAACGCTCGGGAACAGGTCGCACAGTTGTTTTCTCCACGTACCAATCGATTCAGGTCATTCATGACTCCCAGGAAAAGTTTGGTCTTCCTCCCTTCGATCTCACCATCTGTGACGAGGCTCATCGAACAACGGGCGTTACCGCCCAAGGAGAAGCCGATTCCGCCTTTGTTGCCGTGCATCGGAAAGATTATATCTTGGCCCATAAACGGCTTTACATGACGGCCACACCCCGGATCTATACTGATAGCGCCAAATCGAAGGCCCGGCAAAGCGAGATTCAGATGTATTCGATGGACGATCCGGAAGTGTACGGTCCGGAGTTCCACCGCCTGGGATTCGGGGAGGCAGTCAAAGACGACCTCCTGACCGATTACAAGGTCCTTGTTCTGGTGGTGGATCAGGAAGATATTTCAAAACGGTTCCCCTATCTCACGGATGTTAGCGGAAAGGAGATTCCTCTTCCGGATGCGGCCAAGATCATCGGATGCTGGAACGGTCTGTCCAAAAAAATGGTCTTGGAAGATGGGGAGGTTCGATCCGATCTTCCTCCCATGCGGCGTGCGGTTGCTTTCTCTCGGTCAATCAAGGATTCGGATGCGCTTGCCAAGCGCTTTTCCCACATTGTGGACCAATATCTTGAAAGTCTGTCCATGGACACCGAAGACGATCCTCCCCTTAATTGCGAAGTCCGGCATGTCGACGGAACTTTCAATATCCTTCAGAGAAATTCTCTCCTGAAATGGCTGAAATCTGATGAAATCGGAGACAACGAGTGCCGTATCCTGTCCAATGCCCGGTGTCTCTCCGAAGGGGTAGACGTTCCAGCCTTGGACGGCGTGATCTTCCTGAATCCCCGGGATTCCGTCGTGGACGTGGTGCAGTCGGTGGGCCGCGTCATGCGCAAATCCCCCGACAAGGACTATGGATACATCCTCCTTCCTATCGTCGTCTCCTCCGATGTGGAACCCGAGGAGGCCCTGAACACCAATGAAAACTACCGGGTCGTCTGGACGGTTCTCCAGGCTCTCAGAGCACATGATGAACGGTTGAACGCCGAAATCAATAAACTCGACCTAAACAAAAATACCAGCGATCGAATCCAGGTTATCGGGAAACCCTCCCCGATGGACCCTAAAAAACCGGGAGAACTCCCGTTCACATTCCCGGAAATCAACGAGTGGCGGGAAGCGATCTATGCCCGGATCGTCAAGAAATGCGGATCGACGACCTATTGGGAATCCTGGGCCGCCGATGTGGCGGCTATTGCCCAAAACCAGATTGCCCGGATCAAGGGTTTGCTTTCAAGTTCTGATCCCTACCCTCGAAAGGTCTTTGAGGAATTCCTGAACAGCCTCCGGACAAGCATCAATCCGGAGATCAAGGAAGACGAAGCGATTGAGATGCTTTCCCAGCATGTCATCACCAAACCCGTGTTCGATGCCCTGTTCGAAGGATACTCCTTTACAGAACACAATCCTGTCTCCCAGGCCCTTCAAACTTTTTTGGACGAGATCCGGGGCCGGTCGATCGAGGCTGAAACCGAAAAGTTAGAAGGATTCTATGAGAGCGTTCGGGAACGGGTCGGGGGAATCAAAACATCCGAGGGCCGTCAACGAGTCATCGTTGAACTCTACTTTAAGTTTTTCAAGACAGCGTTCCCCAAAATGGCCGAGCGAGTGGGGATCGTCTATACACCGGTCGAAGTTGTGGACTTCATTCTCAAAAGTGCCGATAGTCTCCTTAGAAAACACTTCGAAAAAGGCCTGACTGACTCCGACATTCACATTCTTGATCCATTCACTGGCACAGGAACCTTCCT
This genomic interval from Leptospirillum ferriphilum contains the following:
- a CDS encoding HAD family hydrolase, which produces MILFPDDLPEGILFDLDGTLVDSFGPIHSSFQAVLDALSIDRTLSRKDMLSIVGTSLKDSLRCIIPEEKTDEGVLLFRAHYNRIVLDQTYPLPGAEEILEKLAQRKVPAGIVTNKKGDAARRIAEHLNFRKKLACVLGEGDGFPEKPAPDMLLEALRILGTSPGRTLFVGDSPYDFGAARAAGLPIVLLPTGTHCEDELRALDPDFFFSDLTHFFQWIEQRSQGIPPEGT
- a CDS encoding Slp family lipoprotein encodes the protein MGPISGGRRKIPSVLFAVLFAVLLAGCSWLNPPTFAPEDLKDVRTDVDYRMVLRHWKSLTGEKVIVGGRVDSVDNRTNRAFIRLIPMPLDENDHPVEPESTHGYLLLINDGPVDPSRLSHGKKITVIGVVRRMRYPVALDNGGYLHLVTLDVLRMHTWLPRVMISSPPMGPVMTPPGGGPYVPSGGIP
- a CDS encoding DUF4912 domain-containing protein — encoded protein: MFPSEWKRESASSDYFMRPFEPVGEEDLAKGAPVEKPEWKDFLHIPFEPELIDRTPSVLLLPVDPYRIWAGMVRPSIRPDSPHYVLRILDVTSSRQRGDRSQNPRADYSFELDPGDSSSWFIPLWSSGRALYALLGFFQDSQFVSIARSNEIRTPAGRIRGGRGRFLHVSQNAVVPRKQIPFPGQTGFFDDRPYKGYFNPSSPSSGSFPSSAPKKTSP
- a CDS encoding PspA/IM30 family protein, with amino-acid sequence MSIFERFKTIFKANANELADKLEDPAAIINQKLEELDDKLDRAQGALVKEMAEIKLLEQKVRETEEGVRLYQERAEKAVKAGNDDLAKKALEEKARLSANLVDLNRQKTDQETVVSELKNDLEKLRQLRDDFRNRQSLLSLKEERAKSKEEINAIRAEIDPDHIGREMTRMSDKIDRMEAQAQATKELADQKTGSDTEAAFRALDQTQTPVDEELAALKKKMGTP
- a CDS encoding tyrosine-type recombinase/integrase, which produces MATFRKRSGSWQALVKKKGFGQIARTFDTKGEAEAWAKVIESEMVRGVYLSQKESETTTLDEALDRYEREVSSGKKGHRREKTRITVWKNHPLAKRFLASIRGSDMASYRDERIKAGYSSNTIRLELAIISHLFEIARKEWGMEGLLNPVKSIRLPSPPSGRDRRLQPGELEKLLECLSEEMSQVVRFALETAMRRGELAGMTWDMVDLKKRTVTLPETKTKNGQKRIVPLSSVAVTILKDRLSTRRIDGKVWDIGLDAISQDFAKACHKSDISDLHFHDLRHEATSRLFEKGFDTMEVRTITGHKTLQMLARYTHLRAEDLVERLK
- a CDS encoding DEAD/DEAH box helicase, translating into MQIQDVLDSFRRNAKSEREKGDLFERLVVAFLKTDPLFGDRFEGVWIWKEWPDLHNCGFDQRDTGIDLVAREREGGYCAIQCKFFDPNYTIDKKDIDSFFTLSGKKPFTSRLIVSSTDRWGVHAEEALKNQKIPVNRIGLGDLEASLIDWNRIVPEEPERMFFRPKKSLFPHQNAAVNNVIEGFQEHDRGKLIMACGTGKTFTSLKIAESVVPENGLILYLVPSIALVSQTLSEWVRESNGLLHSFVVCSDTTVGKKNDWTEDLRVHDLAYPATTDPEKLTKHVLGYKRSGTGRTVVFSTYQSIQVIHDSQEKFGLPPFDLTICDEAHRTTGVTAQGEADSAFVAVHRKDYILAHKRLYMTATPRIYTDSAKSKARQSEIQMYSMDDPEVYGPEFHRLGFGEAVKDDLLTDYKVLVLVVDQEDISKRFPYLTDVSGKEIPLPDAAKIIGCWNGLSKKMVLEDGEVRSDLPPMRRAVAFSRSIKDSDALAKRFSHIVDQYLESLSMDTEDDPPLNCEVRHVDGTFNILQRNSLLKWLKSDEIGDNECRILSNARCLSEGVDVPALDGVIFLNPRDSVVDVVQSVGRVMRKSPDKDYGYILLPIVVSSDVEPEEALNTNENYRVVWTVLQALRAHDERLNAEINKLDLNKNTSDRIQVIGKPSPMDPKKPGELPFTFPEINEWREAIYARIVKKCGSTTYWESWAADVAAIAQNQIARIKGLLSSSDPYPRKVFEEFLNSLRTSINPEIKEDEAIEMLSQHVITKPVFDALFEGYSFTEHNPVSQALQTFLDEIRGRSIEAETEKLEGFYESVRERVGGIKTSEGRQRVIVELYFKFFKTAFPKMAERVGIVYTPVEVVDFILKSADSLLRKHFEKGLTDSDIHILDPFTGTGTFLVRLLQSGIIHSGDMLRKYQEELHANEIVLLAYYIASINIESAFHDLTERMYEPFPGIVLTDTFQIGEKESPFFGRIFLPENNERVARQKRAPIRVIVGNPPYSVGQKSENDNSKNRDYPQLDKRIEDSYAKESSAGLKKSLYDSYIRAIRWASDRIGNRGIIGFVTNASFIDSTATDGLRKCLEKEFSEIYCFNLRGNQRTSGEQSRKEGGKIFGEGSRTPVAVTLFVKNPSLAGPCTIHYHDIGDYLSKEQKLNIISEKGSIDNVPWIGIYPNKAGDWINQRSGDFENLVPLGNKEDQTDKTVFDLYSLGVLTSRDSWVYNFSHERLNKNMQSMIDFYNQQVRDFAAKGLGKSASVKDVESFIDTDPKKISWSGALKKDLLQKKTFQFDENSIIPGIYRPFCKQWMYFDRNFNERVYQIPRIFPKPDLENKVISVMGIGANKEFSVLITDFLPDYELISKGQCFPLYRYEQVQTSGIERFIKEKKHPKTEFRRLDAISDQALEDFRSVASADITKDDIFYYVYGILHSPDFRAKYKSDLAKSLPRVPKPLGPGMFWAFSDAGRDLAHLHLDYESVDPWPLEEKTDGMIVRMLPKEFYRVEKMRFGKGSDGKTDKTTIVYNSHVTLSGIPLEAYEYIVNGKSAIEWILDRYQIKPKNDSEIKNDPNEWSGDPRYILDLLKRIVRVSIETMKIVNGLPSWKEKEPKKNRYRTVFTGGESLAAEDENNENER